Part of the Mus caroli chromosome 1, CAROLI_EIJ_v1.1, whole genome shotgun sequence genome, gtaatttcaTGACTTATTGTAATCTCAGCAAAGAAAAAAGCCCTTGATTACTTAATGTGAATGACGGTAAAATAAACCAATATAGGAAAacgactctttaaaaaaaagacaaccttCTGCTGTGGCTAATTTTAAGATCCATAAGGTTGAAAGTATGCAATCACTCACCATTACATGGatgattatgtgtgtatgtgtgtgtatcactacCAGTACCatatagtataataaaatatcaaaaataattttaatataatttatttgttttcatgacTTAATTAATGTTGTGTTTAACATCTATTATACAAACTTCTGAAACGCTAACAACTGATTGTCACAAGCTTTTAGTTGCTGGTTTCAGCTCACTGTAGGCTCATATGTTTTCCCCTTATAGGTCGACTTAAAACACCAAAAATTACACAGAGTTTGATATCATCTTTGAACAATACCTGTAATATCACACTGACATGTTctgtggaaaaggaagaaaaggatgtCACATATAGCTGGAGTCCCTCTGGAGAGAAAAGCAATGTCCTTCAAATCGTCCACTCCCCCATGGACCAAAAACTAACCTACACATGTACAGCCCAGAACCCTGTCAGCAACAATTCTGACTCTGTCACTGTCCAGCAGCCATGTACAGGTAACCAGCTCCTTCGCTCCCTTCTGGAAAGTCTCAGAAATCACTTTGGGACGCTCCAAGGCTTAACCTCTGGCTAATCTTCACATGTATGTGCTTCCTTTATGGTGAGACTAACACTGGGTGTATCTTCACCCAGGCAGCCTCCTGGGGGAAAGACCAAAGCTTTCTCTATGAAGGGTAAGCATTCCCTGGTATTTTTGTGGATCCCCTGTTTGACTCTTGGATTCAGGTAGTAAATTGAAGAGCTTTGGCACTCTCCAAAAGGCAACCCATTTTGACCTGAGTGTGGACAAATGTGCACAGAATCTTGGGCCTGTCTCCTGATAGCCAATACTCActacagtttctgtttccagacaCTCCAAGCTTCCATCCTCGCCATGCTGTGTTGCCAGGAGGATTGGCCATGCTCTTTCTGCTTATTCTCATTCCGATGTTGGCATTCCTGTTCCATTTGTACAAGAGAAGGCGAGACAGGATTGTCCTGGAAGGTAAAATGTGAGaatgtgtcttctttcttctaaGAAGTGAGGTTATTTATTTCCCCAGAGTGGAGTGGAGAGGATCATTTTGGGAACTGTGGTAGCAAGCCAAAGGAGCCAAGGTAAAAGTATTTACCAGTCtagaataaatgcaaaaaaaaattaataaagaaaaaatgttgcAATATAAAGATGCAGCAGGTACTCTCAGAGAGAGAATACCCCATGAAAAATAAGATTCTTTTCTAACAATTAAAGGAAATTATTTGGTCTTTTCTTGCATAACATTTGTATAAGGTCATATCTGGGCATTTCACTATCTTGTTAAGTAGTAAATTCAACAGTGTAAGCTATCTTTCTTGATACTAGACATTTGAACTAATAATATGATATCATAAGTCACTGGGGTCAAGCCCCAAGTGATCAGGATCTAATTATTTAAGGGTAAGAATTTCTGTATTTGAGGGAGGCAACTTTTTTATCtctacatttttacttttaaatatttacttttttaataaaaatatgcacatatgcacacccatATGCCTGGAATGACCAGAAAAAAAGGCTTCAGttcccctgaagctagagtttcaggcagttgtgagtcacccagtGTTGTGGGGACTGAGGACCACACTCATGTCCTCCTCAGGAGGGTCTTAAACAGCTgcactgtctctccagctctggtttACCCCTCACCACATAAATCAACAAGCTCAAATCATTGACaaggaaagaaattcctctctctctctctctctctctctctctctctctctctctctctctctctctctctctctctctctctctctctctctcattctcctggAGCTTCTTCAGAGCTTCTTCAGATAAGGGGCACTGGGTGGAATTTCTGATCAGTCATATGGTCATAGATCCATATGTCATAAGGTAAAAAAGCGGCGGGGGCTAATGTAGTATTTTAGAGAAGGAAATGGCAAAAAGTTTAAGGACAAATTCATCACTCATTGGCTGAGAAGTTCTCATGGTGAAGTCAGATGCCAACCTTAATGGTAATGGCTGATACTCTTGAGACAGACAATACCTTATGAAGTTTACTGACTTCTAATCTGAAAAATAATTATACCAGGAGACTAAATAAATAAGAGCCAGGGAGAATGAGAGTTATGTTGGTGAGCTCTTCCAGGAGAGGCATTAGCTGGGAAACTCAGGCCCATGTGCTCTACCAAAGGAATCATCTCTCAGAGGCTGCCTTGCTCTATTTAACTAATCTAGTtatgtacttatgtatgtatgtatgtatgtacgtacatatgtatgtatgtgtctatctacTATCTGTTTTATATACAAGgttatgtatctatatgtatatgtatgtaggtatatatgtgtgtgtgtatatacatatacatatacatatacatatacatatacatatacatatacatatacactatctgtgtgtctgcctatctatctatatctgtctatcaATCCTGGTTATTAAGAACCAGGAGAACTGTGTCTCACAAAGTGAGGAATCTCATTCTCTAGGATCTCTGCTctgctttttaataattttgaataaTATCTAGAGAGGCTTGATGTACATGTGTATCCAACTGGTGCAAAGGTCTCCCTCCTAGCCACTTTGTGAAGGGGAAGGATGTTCTctaaaggagaaaggatttttGTTGATCTTTGAGTTCCTACCTGAAGTTCTTAAGTACTCTCATGTGTGAGAGAGCAGACCTGGGTAAGGAAAGGCTGTGGTTGGAGAGAGCTCCATGTgtagggagggaaaagggggggaTTAAAACTtaaagcagaggaagaagcagagttGCTAGGGATGGTTGGGGAGCAAGGGCTTGAGTGCAGCAAAGGAAGGGTGATCGATGTTGTCTAAGGTTGAGCTTTggaacacagtccaagaatggagtTATGCAAGAAGAATTCTCAGTGTTTGtgagaaaattccaagaaaacaaaacaatcgattgtgacctcagtttcttcaaacatGGAATTGTCCTTGGAATGTGCTTTTGTGCTCCTCCCAGGTGATCAGATGGGACTGAGTTTACTTCATCTTATTCATTACAACTGCATATTGTTACTTGTTTATATGTCTCCtcgagggggaaaaaaacatgtTTTGCTACATGTGGCTTGTCCTTATCACTGTACACTTTACTCAAGAGAATCTACTTAAttctcagagtataaattgtctgatgctctgaataaagttggctatttcATAAGTCTGCCTGATATTAAGGCTCCATTCTTCCAGGTCCCACCACCTCTAAAATGGTAAATGGTTGAGATTAGAGGAGATGGGCCAGTTTGAGATAAACTAGAAATGCACATACAACATCCCTGTTGTAGCATGAGGCACTGTGATGAGGCCATAAAGGCATAAATATAAAAGACCGATGTCCTTATCTAAATTATGACAAAAGAGACCTAGTTTTAAGACCCAGTTTTATCGTTCAATGAGCCCTGAGATGATTAATGTTCTTGATCTAGGACTAGATATAGGGGTCAAGTTTTACCACAAAGTAAAACTAGGAGGTTTTCTTTTGATAATTTGGACTTCAAATTTGAACCACTTCTTCAGAATGCATCCCAGGACTAGGTCAAAGGGAATAATGGACATGAGACCCATCAAGTAGGTCCTACAAGAGGTGAAGTTTTTACCTACAATGCACCACTTGGGGAAGCATCAGAACTCGTGTATCAAAGGCAAGACCTGATCACACTACACTGGCTCAATGGAGATATGCTTGTAAGAAAAGGTGTTGCTTAAGAATAGAGACTCtcaagctagagagatggtggCTCAACCTTATAATGTCTAGGCTTACAACCAAAAGCATAAGAGCACAGAGACTCTCCAGATGCATGGAGGTTAAATCCAGTTTTACTCAGGAGTCAAACCTATGCAGCTGGTGAAGCCAAACCAacattgaaagtcaattttacaATCTCATACTTACTGTGGATTGGtcacaagagaaaggaaaggactcACCACCCAGGATAAAACTAGGTAACTTATGGTTCTCTTGGATCAGAAAGTATTGCCAGGAGCCAGAAAAATCATAGGCAAAGCCACCATTGACCACTCACTCTGCTCTCAGCTGCTCTGGAGAGAGAGCAGCAGCAATGATTGGGTGGAGGGGGAACAGgcatgagagaggagaggaaagagaatgacCTCACTATATTTGCAGATTCACCCTGGACGAGCTGCTGCCGCCAACTGCACTACACTTTAATACTGAGGCAGTCCTTCATTCTTACAAACTATAGGGTGGCCTGTTCTCTTCCACTCTCCTCATATCCTACAAAATATACCCTTGgtgtattcattacttttctcattgttgtgacacAATACATGTATGTAGAGATGAAGTTCCATTTTGACTGTTATTTGGCCAGTTATTTTAGCACTGTAAGATTTCGTTTCTCTCAGCTATAAGATATCTATAATATTAAGGCTTACTGCATATAGTTATTAAGTAGATTATACAGATGCAGTAGCCAGCCTGGTACACAGTACTAGGTAAATGTTAACTCCTTTGTGTAATTGGCAGGGCTGAGTATCTATTGAGAGTTGCATTCTATGGGACAGGGCTTGTGACATGCATCATAAGTCAAGAACACtcacaaatggaaaatattatagTCCTTCAGGTGTGATCTCCAAGTTCATTCAAGGAAACATCTGTCTTCCTCTCATGAGCAAACAagatagagaaatagagatagagtgagaatgaaagaaagagagagagagagagagagagagagagagagagagagagagagagagagagactgagagatggAGACACACTAGTCTTTGCAACCACAAATAAAATTGAGAGCACTTTGGGTTCCTAAGTGGGTGCCCAAATCTGGGCAAAGACTTAGACAAGACTAGCTCTGAATTGCTGAAGTCTATGATGATCTTGGTTTAGATCCATTATTTGTAGATGGTTTTGTGTCCTATAAGAAGgcacaagccgggcagtggtgtgcacgcctttaatcccagcacttgggacgcagaaataggtggatttctgagttccaggccagcctggtctacagagtaagtttcaggacagtcagggctacacagaaaaaccctgtctcaacccccccccaaaaaaggcaCAAAATTCTGGCTATCACTTTGCAACTTGACCCTAAAATCTTGTGTTAATACTATAGTAAAAGCATGTTTTAAGATTAATACCTCATTTAgctcaaaaaaatttaaagcaaagatctatatatcctttctttgtttttctgggacCTCGTATGGAACCTGGCACAAAGTAGGCGCTTAACAAATACTTAACAGCTACGTGAATGTTTGTGGTTATAGTCAGGTATGTACCAGGATGATAAAGTACCAAGTATAACTAGAATCAATCAAATTAAACTAAAACCCTGACAGGGAAAATCTAACCATGCAAGGTCATCAACTCCAGAGATATCTTTGAATTTCATACAGGGTCTAGGAAGATTCTCTTTATGTTAAACTGGGCCTCAGGAATAAAAAAGAATTCCCAATGTGCTTCAGGTGAGATTTGAATAAGATGTGCCCTATCACACCTGTAATCCTTCGGATGGAAGGAGCACCTGAGTATACAAACATCCTTTTCCACAGGGTAGGGGCCATTTAACCtgtggattttatttctttatcacagaaagataaaatatgacTAGGCAGTCTCTAAAAACCCATCTACCTTTCACAGACTGTGGTTCTATGTTTATTTGTAGCAGATgatgtctcaaagaaaacagtaTATGCTGTAGTTTCAAGAAATGCTcaacccacagagtccagaatCTATGATGAAATCCCTCAGTCCAAGGTAAGCTGATGCTATTCATACATACACCCTACCACTCAGACCACTAGAATAGGAGGCTTGGGCAACAATTACCCTCTGATGGCCATTGTATAGAAAGagtgccaccaacagattgggaaaggatcttcacctatcctaaatcagataagggactaatatccaatatatataaagaactcaagaaggtggactccagaaaNNNNNNNNNNNNNNNNNNNNNNNNNNNNNNNNNNNNNNNNNNNNNNNNNNNNNNNNNNNNNNNNNNNNNNNNNNNNNNNNNNNNNNNNNNNNNNNNNNNNNNNNNNNNNNNNNNNNNNNNNNNNNNNNNNNNNNNNNNNNNNNNNNNNNNNNNNNNNNNNNNNNNNNNNNNNNNNNNNNNNNNNNNNNNNNNNNNNNNNNNNNNNNNNNNNNNNNNNNNNNNNNNNNNNNNNNNNNNNNNNNNNNNNNNNNNNNNNNNNNNNNNNNNNNNNNNNNNNNNNNNNNNNNNNNNNNNNNNNNNNNNNNNNNNNNNNNNNNNNNNNNNNNNNNNNNNNNNNNNNNNNNNNNNNNNNNNNNNNNNNNNNNNNNNNNNNNNNNNNNNNNNNNNNNNNNNNNNNNNNNNNNNNNNNNNNNNNNNNNNNNNNNNNNNNNNNNNNNNNNNNNNNNNNNNNNNNNNNNNNNNNNNNNNNNNNNNNNNNNNNNNNNNNNNNNNNNNNNNNNNNNNNNNNNNNNNNNNNNNNNNNNNNNNNNNNNNNNNNNNNNNNNNNNNNNNNNNNNNNNNNNNNNNNNNNNNNNNNNNNNNNNNNNNNNNNNNNNNNNNNNNNNNNNNNNNNNNNNNNNNNNNNNNNNNNNNNNNNNNNNNNNNNNNNNNNNNNNNNNNNNNNNNNNNNNNNNNNNNNNNNNNNNNNNNNNNNNNNNNNNNNNNNNNNNNNNNNNNNNNNNNNNNNNNNNNNNNNNNNNNNNNNNNNNNNNNNNNNNNNNNNNNNNNNNNNNNNNNNNNNNNNNNNNNNNNNNNNNNNNNNNNNNNNNNNNNNNNNNNNNNNNNNNNNNNNNNNNNNNNNNNNNNNNNNNNNNNNNNNNNNNNNNNNNNNNNNNNNNNNNNNNNNNNNNNNNNNNNNNNNNNNNNNNNNNNNNNNNNNNNNNNNNNNNNNNNNNNNNNNNNNNNNNNNNNNNNNNNNNNNNNNNNNNNNNNNNNNNNNNNNNNNNNNNNNNNNNNNNNNNNNNNNNNNNNNNNNNNNNNNNNNNNNNNNNNNNNNNNNNNNNNNNNNNNNNNNNNNNNNNNNNNNNNNNNNNNNNNNNNNNNNNNNNNNNNNNNNNNNNNNNNNNNNNNNNNNNNNNNNNNNNNNNNNNNNNNNNNNNNNNNNNNNNNNNNNNNNNNNNNNNNNNNNNNNNNNNNNNNNNNNNNNNNNNaaaaaaaaaaaaaaaaaaaaaaaaaaaaaaaaaaaaaaaaaaaagaaagagtgtacAGCCGAGAATTTGGATAGACCAACAAAGAAACACCATGCTAAGGAATTGATCCCCATGAAAACAAAGCATAGTATACTGTCTCCTTATAACAGTGCCCAGGGTACAAGAACCTGAGCTTCACATGCAGGCCGAGCTGTGGGTTAGAAATGGTTTGTGTCTAAGAAGAACTCCCTCGAGAGATGGAACAATGAAAGAGCCCTTATTGTGAGATAAGAAACGCTATGGGGTCACCAACAGGGCAACATCATTGCTAACATTGTCCCAAAGACACAGAATGAAAGATGGACAGCCCTGAACTACACCAGGTGGTCTAGCAGCACCTCGTTTTCTCAGATTCTTAACCACTCTGTCCCACACCTTCTGCCTTTCATCTGCTTTCCTCTGGGTCATATCCACCAAAGATCATCTTCTGTGTCTACACAAGCCTGCTTCCTTGGAGTGCAAGGACTGAAGGGAGACACTCAGGTTTTACTCTGACACTGCACTGGAACTGATGGGGATGAGTTAGAGATTCACTTGACTCATAGAAAACTAAACACCCAAGTTCTCTTAGCTCCTAGAGGCCTTTTGCTACAAAGCTATGTCCAACTACCACCCATTTGTCTTTATCATCACCTTAGCCTAATCCAAAGTTGGACGGAACAAGAGCTGATGCCTGAAAAGAAGGCTGCACAGTAAAGTTATATCAGGAATGTGTGATGGAGACACTGGAATTAGGAAGAGTGACTCTCAGGGTTTCCTCTTCTGCACTCTGGCTGAGGAGAAAGAATCTCTTTTCCAGATGCTGTCCTGTAAGGAAGATCCGGTGACCACCATTTATTCCTCAGTACAGCTTTCTGAGAAGGTAAATCCTGTGTGGCCTTTTAATCTCTCCTTTCCCTTGTGTTCTATCCACCTGCTCTATCCCATCCATCAGTATTTAATTAAAAGCCCAAGTCTCCTCGAGCCAATGGGAAAGTTGTTCACAGCATCCTAAGTACTAGATTATGTGAGACACTAGTAGTGACTAGTCCCCAGCAGTCATTTGACTCAATGTGGAGATGAGAAAGAGCTAAGGGTGAAGTAGAAACAAATACTGCATCCTGGATGTTGATTGAAGTCTAACAATCAAAACCAATGTCAAACACCCTTATTCCTTTCTATGTATCTTCTGAGCTAAGAAGTACCCTGGGGCTCCCAAATGAGGTTGCTGGAGCAAAGGTAAAGAACTCATCAAAAGAAATGGCCTTTCTAACTCACATGTACATCACCATGTGCCATTTTCCTGACGCTCCTTGTACAGCATTCCCCAGCTGCACATTTCAGCTAACATATCTTCGTATTTCCCTCTCTTACACAGATGAGGGAAACCAACATGAAGGACAGAAGTCTGCCTAAGGCTTTGGGTAATGAAATTGTTGTCTAGGTGAGCATGCAGCACTCTCCCTCTGGAAACTGAGTTACAAGCAGAGCAGGAGACCATCTGTTGCTGGACATTCCTTGTACCCATGTGGGCTTATGAACACACTCCCTAAGTCATCAAATCCTTTCGAATACTTTTTGTCCAAACATTGAGCTTTGACACAAAGGATGAAATCATGAAGGCTGTTCGTGTCTATAGAAGACTGACGATAGATGGAAGATTCTCATGTCAATATGTAACATCACTGTCCAAGAGTTGTGGGAAGAAATCAATCAATATTGTGAATACCTGTAACACGCCATGACATACCAGCTAGATGTTCTGTGCAGATTCAGCTTGTGTAAGGAACCCTGATGCAAGGCCTCCACCACCAGTCGCTACAGTACCTTAAGCAACTTAGGAATGGCAGGAAGTGGCATCTTTAGGGTATATGTTATCCCTGACTTGAATGCATGGCATGGCTAGCCAAGTGTAGGCTACATGGCAACCCCTACCCATTCCTCAGTTCAGGAACCACCAAGGAGGACACAACTGCCACTCTTAGCCCAAATATAGATGGCCATGCTACTTGGAAAGCTGTGGGCTGTGGCCCTAAGCCAGGTAGATACATTCTCTTACTGTGGCACGAAAATATGCTCTTTCTGAGCAGACTACAGTGCTAGAGATCTTGAGCAGCCTCACAGGATTTCCTTTCTGGCCAAGCTTTCTGTCCCTATGTTTTACTTTAGTCAGCAGGAAGACACACATTGCCCAAGAGCCTCACTCTCCAAAAGAGAATTGGCCAGCTCCATTTTTGACACTTTGAGGGAAGTGGTTGGGACTGAGCCATCAAAATAAGAGATCTTGAAGAATGCAGAGTCATTTGCATTCCTAAGAGGGAACTTGGGAGCTGACGGTGCAGATGGTGTAACCAGGTTCATTCCAGTTCCTGTGTTTTAGATCTGAGAAGCATAGGGTTCAATCTAAGGTTGAGTTCCTTCACTCCGACATCCTCACAAAGTCAATATCAGTTGGCAAGCCATGAAGAAGAATCCTCTAGCTGGACAGGGCAGCATGTGATCATTCAAGGACATGTTTGTCTTTTATGTTAACAGTCCTCACCAGGGAAATCctaaatgcccatgaacatgaaTACAGATCATGCCCAGAACTGTATTCATTCTGTTTTCATAATCTATTGATACCtgtcaggtcccaaagaaacCAGGGGCAAAGGGCTAACTGGGACATCTACTATCATATCAAATAGCACAGGCTCACTTAGCACATGCAGCTCCTGTCTGCTCTCCTCACCCCAGCACCCTCTTCTAACCCTCTCATACCAAGAATTTCCCTTCCCTCAGCTTCTGATTCCTATTAACCCAGCCATTTTGTCCATGCCCTATCTTGGTTCCTCTCACTCTCTTGGTCCTCTtagccttcccttctcttcctctcttgctcaaACCCCACCCcatgaatgaaagacatacacacacacacacacaccccaataggACTACTTTCCCTTTCCACCTATAGTGCAGGATGATTTTTCTCATGCAGCTCTTATCTGATCCCTCTCCCTCTGAGTCATGGCGATTCTCTCGTcttcgtcgtcgtcgtcgtcgtcgtcgtcgtcctcctcctcctcctccttcttcttcttccttcttcttcttcttcttcttcttcttcttcttcttcttcttcttcttcttcttcttcttcttcttcttctctctctctctctctctctNNNNNNNNNNNNNNNNNNNNNNNNNNNNNNNNNNNNNNNNNNNNNNNNNNNNNNNNNNNNNNtctctctctctctctctctctctctctctctctctctctctcctcccccttgcctgtgcaacctaaaagtcccacctctgtctccctgcccagccattagctGTATAGCAATTCTTCATTGCCACTCGATGCAGGGGTCCAGCATCTGAATGCAAGGCTTTTGGGAACCAAAAAAGAtgaagcattagaaccaattcccaataCATGTTGGTCCTTCTTTCACTTTAACTCATTTCATTTTGACTTACAGAAGAAGCAATTATTTAGTAATTTCCAATTGTATTTGCTGCCACCCAACATAATACATTGTAGCCTATGCGAGAGTAATAAGTGCTGTTGACTAGAATTCAAAGTGACCAGCCAGCTTAAAAGAAGGCATGCATTGAAAGTAAAGATACATAGAAACCAATGGACATAGGAGAACCACATCACAGTAAACGTTAATCATATAGATGTAAAGATTAGCTATAGGCTTAATGTAATGGTATTTGCAGGGGAAGACTTTCCAACAGATCAACTAAGTGGCCAgctgtagccaggcatggtgatatatGCTTATAATTGCAGCACcaaagaggcaaaggcaagaagaaggaagaaggttcaaggccagcttccaCTACACAaccagttcaaagccagcctgggttacatgagactcctatctcttttttttgttttgtttgtttgtttctttgttttttctttaatatctctttttttgttttgttttgttttgttttgttttgttttgttttgtttttttgagacagggtttctctgtatagccctggctgtcctggaactcactttgtagagcaggctggcctcgaactcagaaatccacctgcctctgcctcccactgctgggattaaaggcatgtgccaccactgccggcttttggggttttttgtttgtttgtttgttttgattttttggttggttggttttgggggggGAATTCTTAAGTTGGTCTATAGGCTCAGGAGCAGCCTACATTCTTTTCTAGGAACCTTATGATATATGAAGATATATGCTATTCACCCTTTTTAGGACTCAGTTCTCAGattcttttgggaaaaaaaattatagttatactGTTTTGGATAAGTTATTCTCCACTAGTGAATGATTCAATTCAAGCCAAACTAAagtatataaaggcaggtttattgggaagctccACTCGAGCAGGTTCACTGAACCCAAAGAGCAAGGCCAGGAAAAGTGccatggggagagggaagagaatgaaAGTATGcattcatgggggtgggggagaagtgggagaagatgcagaaggggagagagcaagagagagggagaccaaaatggctggattataaAAGGAGAGCTTCTTGAGTGGGCTGAAAGTCCAGGGCAGAGAGGGAAGTGTGCTAGTCATGCCTGATAACTGAGGATGCTGTGAGAACCTGAaggccaggtccactttggtatgtaaaatatgaacCTCAGCCATTTGTCTGCATCCCAACAATTTCCCCATTTTAGTCTTTCTAAATTATCTAAATTGTGACCAATAGGTCCATAAAAATCAAAgtatacttctttctttctttctctctttctttctttctttctttctttctttctttctttctctctctctctctttctttctctctttctttctttctttctctctttctttctctctttctttctctctttctttctctctttctctctttctctttctctctttctttctctctttctttctctctttccttctctctttccttctctctttccttctctctttccttctctctttccttctctNNNNNNNNNNNNNNNNNNNNNNNNNNNNNNNNNNNNNNNNNNNNNNNNNNNNNNNNNNNNNNNNNNNNNNNNNNNNNNNNNNNNNNNNNNNNNNNNNNNNNNNNNNNNNNNNNNNNNNNNNNNNNNNNNNNNNNNNNNNNNNNNNNNNNNNNNNNNNNNNNNNNNNNNNNNNNNNNNNNNNNNNNNNNNNNNNNNNNNNNNNNNNNNNNNNNNNNNNNNNNNNNNNNNNNNNNNNNNNNNNNNNNNNNNNNNNNNNNNNNNNNNNNNNNNNNNNNNNNNNNNNNNNNNNNNNNNNNNNNNNNNNNNNNNNNNNNNNNNNNNNNNNNNNNNNNNNNNNNNNNNNNNNNNNNNNNNNNNNNNNNNNNNNNNNNNNNNNNNNNNNNNNNNNNNNNNNNNNNNNNNNNNNNNNNNNNNNNNNNNNNNNNNNNNNNNNNNNNNNNNNNNNNNNNNNNNNNNNNNNNNNNNNNNNNNNNNNNNNNNNNNNNNNNNNNNNNNNNNNNNNNNNNNNNNNNNNNNNNNNNNNNNNNNNNNNNNNNNNNNNNNNNNNNNNNNNNNNNNNNNNNNNNNNNNNNNNNNNNNNNNNNNNNNNNNNNNNNNNNNNNNNNNNNNNNNNNNNNNNNNNNNNNNNNNNNNNNNNNNNNNNNNNNNNNNNNNNNNNNNNNNNNNNNNNNNNNNNNNNNNNNNNNNNNNNNNNNNNNNNNNNNNNNNNNNNNNNNNNNNNNNNNNNNNNNNNNNNNNNNNNNNNNNNNNNNNNNNNNNNNNNNNNNNNNNNNNNNNNNNNNNNNNNNNNNNNNNNNNNNNNNNNNNNNNNNNNNNNNNNNNNNNNNNNNNNNNNNNNNNNNNNNNNNNNNNNNNNNNNNNNNNNNNNNNNNNNNNNNNNNNNNNNNNNNNNNNNNNNNNNNNNNNNNNNNNNNNNNNNNNNNNNNNNNNNNNNNNNNNNNNNNNNNNNNNNNNNNNNNNNNNNNNNNNNNNNNNNNNNNNNNNNNNNNNNNNNNNNNNNNNNNNNNNNNNNNNNNNNNNNNNNNNNNNNNNNNNNNNNNNNNNNNNNNNNNNNNNNNNNNNNNNNNNNNNNNNNNNNNNNNNNNNNNNNNNNNNNNNNNNNNNNNNNNNNNNNNNNNNNNNNNNNNNNNNNNNNNNNNNNNNNNNNNNNNNNNNNNNNNNNNNNNNNNNNNNNNNNNNNNNNNNNNNNNNNNNNNNNNNNNNNNNNNNNNNNNNNNNNNNNNNNNNNNNNNNNNNNNNNNNNNNNNNNNNNNNNNNNNNNNNNNNNNNNNNNNNNNNNNNNNNNNNNNNNNNNNNNNNNNNNNNNNNNNNNNNNNNNNNNNNNNNNNNNNNNNNNNNNNNNNNNNNNNNNNNNNNNNNNNNNNNNNNNNNNNNNNNNNNNNNNNNNNNNNNNNNNNNNNNNNNNNN contains:
- the Cd84 gene encoding SLAM family member 5 isoform X2, whose product is MAQHHLWIWFLCLQTWSEAAAKDADSMVVNGILGESVTFLLNIQEPKKIDNIAWISHSSVAFIKPGVNKTEVTITQVTYKGRLEVIDQKYDLVIRDLRMEDAGTYKADINEENEETITKIYHLHIYRRLKTPKITQSLISSLNNTCNITLTCSVEKEEKDVTYSWSPSGEKSNVLQIVHSPMDQKLTYTCTAQNPVSNNSDSVTVQQPCTDTPSFHPRHAVLPGGLAMLFLLILIPMLAFLFHLYKRRRDRIVLEDDVSKKTVYAVVSRNAQPTESRIYDEIPQSKMLSCKEDPVTTIYSSVQLSEKMRETNMKDRSLPKALGNEIVV
- the Cd84 gene encoding SLAM family member 5 isoform X1, with the translated sequence MAQHHLWIWFLCLQTWSEAAAKDADSMVVNGILGESVTFLLNIQEPKKIDNIAWISHSSVAFIKPGVNKTEVTITQVTYKGRLEVIDQKYDLVIRDLRMEDAGTYKADINEENEETITKIYHLHIYRRLKTPKITQSLISSLNNTCNITLTCSVEKEEKDVTYSWSPSGEKSNVLQIVHSPMDQKLTYTCTAQNPVSNNSDSVTVQQPCTDTPSFHPRHAVLPGGLAMLFLLILIPMLAFLFHLYKRRRDRIVLEADDVSKKTVYAVVSRNAQPTESRIYDEIPQSKMLSCKEDPVTTIYSSVQLSEKMRETNMKDRSLPKALGNEIVV
- the Cd84 gene encoding SLAM family member 5 isoform X3 — encoded protein: MAQHHLWIWFLCLQTWSEAAAKDADSMVVNGILGESVTFLLNIQEPKKIDNIAWISHSSVAFIKPGVNKTEVTITQVTYKGRLEVIDQKYDLVIRDLRMEDAGTYKADINEENEETITKIYHLHIYRRLKTPKITQSLISSLNNTCNITLTCSVEKEEKDVTYSWSPSGEKSNVLQIVHSPMDQKLTYTCTAQNPVSNNSDSVTVQQPCTDTPSFHPRHAVLPGGLAMLFLLILIPMLAFLFHLYKRRRDRIVLEADDVSKKTVYAVVSRNAQPTESRIYDEIPQSKPNPKLDGTRADA